The sequence AGGGGCCGTCTGGCGCTGCGCTCGACTACCGAAAGTAGTTGGCGCTGGTGCTTACCGAGTGGCGATTGACGCCCGACCCGCGCGCTATCCGCAGTGAGCGGACGTCTGCGGCCCGCCAGTTCATGGCTTGACGCTCGGCGACTGCCGGTGCGTGCCGCCGTTGGACGACCATCAAAGGTTGTGCCCATCCGGGATCTGGCGGTCCGAGTCTCGCTGACGGGCGCTATCCGGGCGCGCCCGGGGCTGCTCGGACGAGCTGGGCGCCGGGGCCACGCACGATCAGCTGGACGCCTCTGCGCCCGGCATCGCCGCCCGCCGGGTCTGGGACGTACAGGCCGACGGCGGCGTCGTCGGCCAGGACGTCGTCCTCGGCCAGGCACTCCTCGTCAACGAGCAGCTCGGCTGTGGTGGCCGTACCGTCCACGGCGGCGTCTTGTGAGCGAGCGGCCTCCTCTTCGACGCCGTCGGCAAGATGCCGCCATCTAATCGGCTCGCCCGCGAAATCATCGCCGCTACGACCAGTCCACAGTGAGGCGACGGCGCGGGCGAGGTCGGCACATAATGCTGGCGAAAGGACCTTCACGCCCGCAGCGTGAGGGCTACCTGCTGTCGCGCCGACCCACCCGTGGCCGGTGACGACGCCGACGAGCTGTCCGGGCCCTCTGTCCCACAACAGCAGGCTGGCACCGCTGCCCGTGACGCGGGTCCGTAGCAACTCCCGGCCGCGGCGGGCGTCGGCGCCGTAACCGATGCGGTTCGCGACGGCGGTCAAGGCGGCAGGGTCCCCGGCGGTGGAGCCGACCAGCAGGTCCACGCGGACGCCCCGCGTCACGGCGTCGGAGCAGCCAGCGGCCAATGCCTCGAACACATCCGGCCCGTCGAGACGGGGAATGGCCAGAGCGACGCTGGTGCGTGCCGACTGGAGCGCCTGGGCCAGAGCGGAGGCGTGCGCCTGCTCGCCGCGCAGTACGTCGTCGGCGGCGAGCAGCACGGTGGTGCCGCGCCGGTGTACCCGGTCTTCGTCCGTCACACGCAGGAAGCGGCGCCGCGCGGGACGTGCCGCGCTGCGAGGCGTTGCAAGCGGGCGGGGGGAACCGCCGGCCGCTGTGGCGGCCGCGGCCAGGGCCGGGGCTGTAAGGGCGTGGCGCCAGGGCGGCGGCAGGCCGAGCACCTGCTTGGCGTCAATGTCAACGTCGAGAGGGAGCCAGTGCGCGTCGCGGCTGATCTCCTCGATTCGGCCGATACGGCGCACCCATTCACCGGCTTCGCGGTGCAGGAGCTTCTGGACCTGTGCTTCGTCCACAGAGTCGCGCACGATCCTCGTACCAATCCTGGGGGCGGTGTCCCAGACCTCGGTCAGGTCGTCACGGCGGTAGGACCGAGCCTCGGATTGCCGGGCGACCTGGCCGGAGTGACGCTCCATCACCACGATGCCGGGACGGGCGGTCTCGACAATCACCGACACGGGCTCACGGTCCCCGCTGACGGCCTCGTGCCCAGCCCCGGTGAGCACGAACGACGCTTGCGGCCCTCCTTGGACGGCGACCCAGCCAGCGTTGACGAGCGTCACGACGGCCTGAACGAGAAGCCTGTCGTGCACGCGGAAAGCCTCGGCCAGCGACCGCAGGGTCGCGCCGCCGTCGGCGACGGCGTTGAGCACCATGTGCTCAAGCCGGCTGTACGGCTTGCCGCGGGCGAGGTCGTATGGGACGCGAAACCGGCTCACTGGCAACAGGACGATCATGAAAGGCCACCAAGGTCGGCGCCGAGCCGAACGGCGCGGCCAGAGGCGAACCAATCGCTTAGGTCGGTGACGATCCGCTTGAGGTGCCATAGGGGGTTTGCGGTGTCGTCGAGCTCGACGGTGCGGACCTGCTCCTGGAAGAAGTCCCAGGAGCCGACGAGCACGAGCAGCCGCTCGGCACGGGACAGCAGCACATTGAGTCGGCTCGCTTCGTCCAGGAAGCCCAGGCCGTGTCCCGGGTCGTGAAGGTTGTTGCGCACTAGGCTCACCGCGATGACGTCGGCTTGGTTACCCTGGAAGGAGTCGACGGTGTGGACGCCGCTGGCGCCGCCGGGAGCGCCAGGGCGGGCGTTGAGGGTGGGCTTGAGCTCGATCCCCTCAGGAAGGGCGGCCTTCCTCATCCGGCGTCGCAGCAGAGACGTCTGCTGGTTGTACGGCGACAGGACGGCGAGCTCCGCGGTGCCAGGCGCCTCTCGCCGCAGCGACGCCAGGAAATTTGACAGGGCCGTGGCCTCGGCGTCGTTGGTGAAGCGCGGTCGGCCCTGGGCCGGTCCGGTCTCGGCGGTCCTGGGGTCGTCGCGGCACCACGGGACGTCGAGCCAGACGATCGCATTCCCGCGGATATCGAGTGGCTCGGTGAAGCCGTGCAACACGCGGGCAAAGGGCCTACCTTCATGGACAGTCCTGTTTACGAGCCGATCGCCGTAGTACGCGCGCGAGATCAACTCGCCGATGTCGGGGTGCATGCGGTGCTGCTCGATGAGCACGCCCGCGGCGGCGCCGCCCGCCGAGTCGTCGGTCAAGCGCTGCCCGGCGTCGCCTTGGCCGACGGCGACCTGGCAGTGCTCGAACGTGCGCTTGAAGGTCTTGAGCCAGTCCTTGGCGTAGCCCTGGAAGGCGGCGCGTTCTTCGGTGGTCTTGTCCTTCCACGACGAGACCCACTCCCAGTCCAGGACGCCAGGCCCGGTATCGGGCAGCGCTTGCAGTGCCTCAACAACCGCATCGAGGGCGTCGACGCCGCGCAGGTAGTCCTCGTACCGATACGGCGGGAGCTGGTTATGGTCGCCGATCAGCAGCCACCGGTGGCCGGCCTGCAGGGGCAATGCGAGATCGAAGCCGTGCGCCTTCCCGGCTTCCTCGACAATGGACCAGTCGAAGGACTGGTCGCCGGCAATGGCCTCAAGCTCGCCGGCGCTGGTCGTGCAGTAGGTTAGGTTCGCGCCGCGCTTGACCAGTTCGACGAAGTCTGCGGCGCCGGTCCCTCGTGCCTCGTGGCTGGCCAGCTCGTCGGCCATCGCCGTGGCGTGGTCGAGCCAACCCTGCTGGGCGGGCGTGCGGTCAGACAGGTTAGCGAGGCTACTGCTGCTGTCGCGCAGGACCTGTAGGGCGACGTCCTCGACGGTGTCTTGGGCGGTGTCGTCGTCCCTGCGGGATCCGAGCCGGACCGCGAGGGGCCTGCGCTCGGATGCGACGCCCTCGAATGCCTCGGTTACCCGTGCCCGGAGGACGTCGACGGCGCCATGTGCCTGGGCCGTGACCAGGACCTGCGCGACCGGGTCGTCGTGGAGGATCTCGCGCAGAAGCCAGGCGACCAGCGTGGTCTTCCCAGTACCGGGCGGGCCCTGCAGGGCGTAGATGGGCCGGACCCGCAGGATGTCCTCGATCGCGCGGCGTTTGGCTTCGTCGACAGTCTCTGGAGCGAGCCGGACAGGCAGGTCGGCCGCGCCGGTGTCGATGTACACCTGGCCGGGCGCGGCCAGGCTGCGCAGCAGATAGCTGTGGCGGTCGAGGGCGTCGATGGCCTGCTTGCGGCGTCGGATGAGCTTGAGTTGACCGGGCATGCCCGCGCCGCGCAGGTATCCGCAGTCGGGCGGCGGCGGACGGTCGAGGTCGAAAGTCGGGCGCCTGAGTGTCGCGGTCCGCGCGGCGTCGTCCACGGCGTGGACGCGCCACTGGTTGTCTTTACCGCCCGCGGGTAGTGCCAGGGCGTCCCCATGCTCGCCGGACAGGATGACGCTGCCGCTGTCAGGCTTGCCGGCCTCGAGTTCGCGCTGCAGGAAACCGGCGAGGTCGTCGTTGTGCAGGAACGCGAGGACCTGCCTGTTCTCAGGGCGTAGCCGCTCACGAACGGTGATTACCTCGAAGCCGGGGTCGTCGGTGGGGTCCGGCCCGGCGACCAGCTCGATGGGGAAGATCGTCGCGTCGAGCATGAGCAGCTCGATCTGGTGAGTGGCGCGGACGAACTGGTGGAATTGGGCGAGGTCGCGCGCCATCTCGGCGCCGCGGTCGATGCGGGGCAGCACCGTATCCCATGTCGCGGACGCCAGAGCCAGGCCGCGGTCGTTGTGGGCAGACCTTGTCGACCGGACCGCGAGGCGGCCAGCCGGCAGTCGCACGCGGGCCGACCCTCCCTCACTGTTCGTGAGCTGGGCTGGGCCTAGACAGAACGCGATCTGCCACGTGGGCGCCTCACCGCGGTCGGAGTATTTGCGGAGCCGGACCACGGTGCGCCGGCCGACTAGTAGAACTGTTTCCTGTTTCGGCACGGCGTACAGGGATCCGCCGTCAAGGTCACGGCGCAGAAACACCGCTAAGCCGTCGGTTTGGGCGACGTCACGCGGGTCGTACGGCTGGCCGTCGTCTAGGCCGAGGTGCTCCCGTAGCCCTCGCTCGAGCAGGTAGTCGTAGAGCCGGGCCTGCTTTGGGTCGACGATGAGCGTAAAAGGCCGGTCGTCCGCGCGGGCTGCCGGTGGGGCCGCAAGCAGCGCAACGATCCCACGAATGGAGAGCTGGACGTCGTGCGGGCGGGTCATCCGCTCGAGCGGGATCGGGTCGATCAGGCGGAGAAGCAGTGCCCGTTCGGGCTCGGTGAGCGTGGTCGTGGCGGCCTCGATGGCTTTGACCACACGGGCGTACCGCTCGGCCGGAGCGTTGTTCGCGTACCGCTCGAGGTTGAGCACCAGGCGCGCGCACAACATGCCGAAGCCAAACCAGTCGTCGTCGGGGCGCCAGGCCGCGGTGTCGCCGGCGAGCCGCTCGGGCGGCGAGGACCAACTGACGGGCGGGTCGGCGTCCAGCGGGCGGCCGAGCCGGACCGACCACTCGAAGCCGCCGAGCCGGATGGACTCGGTGGGCTCGTCGGGCAGGTACAGCAGGGCTGCCGCACCGACGTCGCGGTGCAGGACGTCCTGGGAGTGCAGCACGGCTAGGCCGGCGGCGACGCGGCTGGCGGCTCGCCAAAGCTCCCGCCGGT comes from Micromonospora purpureochromogenes and encodes:
- a CDS encoding phospholipase D-like domain-containing protein gives rise to the protein MIVLLPVSRFRVPYDLARGKPYSRLEHMVLNAVADGGATLRSLAEAFRVHDRLLVQAVVTLVNAGWVAVQGGPQASFVLTGAGHEAVSGDREPVSVIVETARPGIVVMERHSGQVARQSEARSYRRDDLTEVWDTAPRIGTRIVRDSVDEAQVQKLLHREAGEWVRRIGRIEEISRDAHWLPLDVDIDAKQVLGLPPPWRHALTAPALAAAATAAGGSPRPLATPRSAARPARRRFLRVTDEDRVHRRGTTVLLAADDVLRGEQAHASALAQALQSARTSVALAIPRLDGPDVFEALAAGCSDAVTRGVRVDLLVGSTAGDPAALTAVANRIGYGADARRGRELLRTRVTGSGASLLLWDRGPGQLVGVVTGHGWVGATAGSPHAAGVKVLSPALCADLARAVASLWTGRSGDDFAGEPIRWRHLADGVEEEAARSQDAAVDGTATTAELLVDEECLAEDDVLADDAAVGLYVPDPAGGDAGRRGVQLIVRGPGAQLVRAAPGAPG
- a CDS encoding AAA domain-containing protein, whose translation is MPLDEGTTLLRGRYELGTRRSAAGDAEAWTAYDEDGLQYLARTWAYDGDEPDPVQRALWDAELRTLYKVGSSPGADDTLAVLKDAGLDRDAKSFVMVLQATGYDSVADALAARAEHGWLSSRDPADRRELWRAASRVAAGLAVLHSQDVLHRDVGAAALLYLPDEPTESIRLGGFEWSVRLGRPLDADPPVSWSSPPERLAGDTAAWRPDDDWFGFGMLCARLVLNLERYANNAPAERYARVVKAIEAATTTLTEPERALLLRLIDPIPLERMTRPHDVQLSIRGIVALLAAPPAARADDRPFTLIVDPKQARLYDYLLERGLREHLGLDDGQPYDPRDVAQTDGLAVFLRRDLDGGSLYAVPKQETVLLVGRRTVVRLRKYSDRGEAPTWQIAFCLGPAQLTNSEGGSARVRLPAGRLAVRSTRSAHNDRGLALASATWDTVLPRIDRGAEMARDLAQFHQFVRATHQIELLMLDATIFPIELVAGPDPTDDPGFEVITVRERLRPENRQVLAFLHNDDLAGFLQRELEAGKPDSGSVILSGEHGDALALPAGGKDNQWRVHAVDDAARTATLRRPTFDLDRPPPPDCGYLRGAGMPGQLKLIRRRKQAIDALDRHSYLLRSLAAPGQVYIDTGAADLPVRLAPETVDEAKRRAIEDILRVRPIYALQGPPGTGKTTLVAWLLREILHDDPVAQVLVTAQAHGAVDVLRARVTEAFEGVASERRPLAVRLGSRRDDDTAQDTVEDVALQVLRDSSSSLANLSDRTPAQQGWLDHATAMADELASHEARGTGAADFVELVKRGANLTYCTTSAGELEAIAGDQSFDWSIVEEAGKAHGFDLALPLQAGHRWLLIGDHNQLPPYRYEDYLRGVDALDAVVEALQALPDTGPGVLDWEWVSSWKDKTTEERAAFQGYAKDWLKTFKRTFEHCQVAVGQGDAGQRLTDDSAGGAAAGVLIEQHRMHPDIGELISRAYYGDRLVNRTVHEGRPFARVLHGFTEPLDIRGNAIVWLDVPWCRDDPRTAETGPAQGRPRFTNDAEATALSNFLASLRREAPGTAELAVLSPYNQQTSLLRRRMRKAALPEGIELKPTLNARPGAPGGASGVHTVDSFQGNQADVIAVSLVRNNLHDPGHGLGFLDEASRLNVLLSRAERLLVLVGSWDFFQEQVRTVELDDTANPLWHLKRIVTDLSDWFASGRAVRLGADLGGLS